One part of the Streptomyces lydicus genome encodes these proteins:
- a CDS encoding hemolysin family protein, translating to MTALQLFVGLLTLVVNAFFVGAEFALISVRRSQIEPYAERGDRRATSVMWGLQHVSALLAAAQLGITLCTLVLGAVAEPAIAHLLEPVFNAVGISETLVHPISFVIALSLATYLHMLFGEMVPKNVALAEPVRSALILGPPLVALTRALRPVIFAINALANALLKVLRVETRDEVTATFSDAQLARMVEDSREAGLLDERAQDRLRDALELGRRPVRDVVLPVEKVVHARMGITPEELEQLAAESGFSRFPVVDETRRILGYLHVKDALDATPRHDPFPVSALRPIARVKAATPLDDVLTAMRGSRTHLAAVIGDDGRLAGLVTMEDVLRELVL from the coding sequence ATGACCGCGCTACAGCTCTTCGTCGGCCTGCTGACGCTGGTCGTCAACGCCTTCTTCGTCGGCGCCGAGTTCGCCCTGATCTCGGTGCGCCGCAGTCAGATCGAGCCGTACGCCGAGCGCGGTGACCGCCGCGCGACCAGCGTCATGTGGGGGCTGCAGCACGTCTCGGCCCTGCTGGCGGCCGCCCAGCTGGGCATCACGCTGTGCACCCTGGTGCTGGGCGCGGTCGCCGAGCCGGCCATCGCGCACCTCCTGGAGCCGGTGTTCAACGCGGTGGGCATCTCGGAGACCCTGGTCCACCCGATCTCGTTCGTGATCGCACTCTCCCTGGCGACGTATCTGCACATGCTCTTCGGCGAGATGGTGCCGAAGAACGTCGCGCTCGCCGAGCCGGTGCGCAGCGCGCTGATCCTGGGGCCGCCGCTGGTGGCGCTGACCCGGGCACTGCGTCCGGTGATCTTCGCGATCAACGCGCTCGCCAACGCGCTGCTCAAGGTGTTGCGGGTGGAGACCAGGGACGAGGTGACCGCGACCTTCTCGGACGCCCAGCTCGCGCGGATGGTCGAGGACTCCCGGGAGGCCGGACTGCTCGACGAACGGGCTCAGGACCGGCTGCGGGACGCCCTGGAACTGGGCCGCCGCCCGGTCCGGGACGTGGTACTGCCGGTGGAGAAGGTCGTCCACGCCCGGATGGGGATCACCCCCGAGGAGCTGGAGCAACTGGCCGCGGAGTCCGGCTTCTCCCGCTTCCCGGTCGTCGACGAGACCCGTCGCATCCTCGGCTACCTGCACGTCAAGGACGCGCTGGACGCCACCCCGCGCCACGATCCGTTCCCGGTCTCGGCGCTGCGCCCGATCGCCCGCGTCAAGGCCGCCACACCCCTGGACGACGTGCTGACGGCGATGCGCGGCTCCCGCACCCACCTGGCCGCGGTGATCGGCGACGACGGCCGCCTGGCGGGGCTGGTGACGATGGAGGACGTACTGCGGGAGCTGGTCCTCTAG
- a CDS encoding SGNH/GDSL hydrolase family protein, protein MEMNAPYTSFVAVGDSFTEGMSDGLPDGSYRGWADLLAGRLAALTPGFRYANLAVRGKLIRQIADEQCGPAASMGADLVTLVGGLNDVLRPKCDVEQVCATLEDAAGLLARGGGQLVLMRSPGRQGPVLERFRPRMERLFARIDELAERHGAVVVDLYGSRALADPRLWADDRLHLNAEGHRRVAEAVWQALGLPAASDWDAPLPAAVAPGWGARRAADLRFAREHLVPWIGRRLTGRSSGDGRTGAHVSAELGNAFWVSPADHTDPGPVTEWGRAGA, encoded by the coding sequence ATGGAGATGAATGCCCCCTACACCAGTTTCGTCGCGGTCGGCGACAGCTTCACCGAAGGCATGTCGGACGGCCTGCCGGACGGCTCGTACCGCGGCTGGGCCGACCTGCTCGCCGGCCGGCTGGCCGCGCTGACGCCCGGGTTCCGCTACGCCAACCTCGCGGTGCGCGGCAAGCTGATCCGGCAGATAGCCGACGAGCAGTGCGGCCCCGCGGCCTCGATGGGCGCCGACCTGGTGACGCTGGTCGGCGGCCTCAACGACGTGCTGCGGCCCAAGTGCGACGTGGAGCAGGTGTGCGCCACGCTGGAGGACGCCGCGGGGCTGCTGGCCAGGGGTGGCGGGCAGCTGGTGCTGATGCGCAGCCCCGGGCGGCAGGGCCCGGTACTGGAGCGCTTCCGGCCGCGCATGGAGCGCCTGTTCGCGCGGATCGACGAGCTGGCCGAACGGCACGGAGCGGTGGTCGTGGACCTGTACGGCTCCCGTGCGCTGGCCGACCCCCGGCTGTGGGCGGACGACCGGCTGCATCTGAACGCCGAGGGGCACCGCCGGGTGGCGGAGGCCGTCTGGCAGGCGCTGGGTCTGCCGGCCGCGTCGGACTGGGACGCACCGCTGCCGGCGGCGGTGGCGCCGGGCTGGGGCGCCCGCCGGGCCGCGGATCTGCGGTTCGCGCGGGAGCATCTGGTGCCGTGGATAGGGCGGCGGCTGACCGGCCGGTCCTCGGGGGACGGCCGGACGGGCGCGCACGTCAGCGCCGAGCTGGGCAACGCCTTCTGGGTGAGCCCCGCGGACCACACGGACCCCGGTCCGGTGACGGAGTGGGGACGAGCGGGCGCGTGA
- the purB gene encoding adenylosuccinate lyase — translation MSAKPRIPNVLAGRYASAELAVLWSPEYKVKLERKLWLAVLRAQKDLGVAVPEEALADYERVLENVDLASIAEREKVTRHDVKARIEEFNALAGHEQVHKGMTSRDLTENVEQLQVRLSLELMRDRTVAVLARLGSLAAQHAELVMAGRSHNVAAQTTTLGKRFATAADELLVAYARLTELLSRYPLRGIKGPVGTAQDMLDLLGGDATKLADLEQRIAGHLGFGQAFTSVGQVYPRSLDYEVVTSLVQLAAAPSSLAKTIRLMAGHELVTEGFKPGQVGSSAMPHKMNTRSCERVNGLMVILRGYASMAGELSGDQWNEGDVSCSVVRRVALPDSFFALDGLLETFLTVLDEFGAFPAVVARELDRYLPFLATTKVLMASVRAGVGREEAHEAIKENAVAAALAMREQGVERNELLDKLAADARIPLDRPQLDDLMADKLSFTGAAADQVASVVGRIEEVAKQHPEAAAYTPGAIL, via the coding sequence GTGTCTGCGAAGCCTCGCATCCCCAATGTTCTGGCCGGCCGCTACGCCTCCGCGGAGCTGGCTGTGCTGTGGTCCCCCGAGTACAAGGTCAAGTTGGAGCGGAAGCTGTGGCTTGCCGTGCTGCGTGCACAGAAGGACCTGGGGGTGGCGGTCCCCGAGGAGGCGCTGGCCGACTACGAGCGGGTCCTGGAGAACGTCGACCTGGCGTCGATCGCCGAGCGTGAGAAGGTCACCCGGCACGACGTCAAGGCCCGCATCGAGGAGTTCAACGCCCTCGCCGGCCACGAGCAGGTCCACAAGGGCATGACCTCCCGCGACCTGACCGAGAACGTCGAACAGCTGCAGGTGCGGCTGTCGCTGGAGCTGATGCGGGACCGTACGGTCGCCGTGCTGGCCCGGCTGGGCTCGCTGGCCGCCCAGCACGCCGAGCTGGTGATGGCGGGCCGCTCGCACAACGTCGCCGCGCAGACCACCACGCTGGGCAAGCGCTTCGCGACCGCGGCCGACGAGCTGCTGGTGGCGTACGCGCGCCTCACCGAGCTGCTCTCCCGTTACCCGCTGCGCGGCATCAAGGGCCCCGTCGGCACCGCTCAGGACATGCTCGACCTGCTGGGCGGCGACGCGACCAAGCTGGCGGACCTGGAGCAGCGGATCGCCGGTCACCTCGGCTTCGGGCAGGCGTTCACGTCCGTCGGCCAGGTCTACCCGCGGTCGCTGGACTACGAGGTGGTGACGTCGCTGGTGCAGCTGGCCGCCGCGCCTTCGTCGCTGGCCAAGACCATCCGGCTGATGGCCGGGCACGAGCTGGTGACCGAGGGCTTCAAGCCCGGCCAGGTCGGTTCGTCGGCGATGCCGCACAAGATGAACACCCGCTCCTGCGAGCGCGTCAACGGCCTGATGGTGATCCTGCGTGGCTATGCGTCGATGGCCGGTGAGCTCTCCGGCGACCAGTGGAACGAGGGCGACGTGTCCTGCTCCGTGGTGCGCCGGGTCGCCCTGCCGGACTCGTTCTTCGCGCTGGACGGGCTGCTGGAGACGTTCCTGACGGTGCTCGACGAGTTCGGCGCCTTCCCGGCGGTCGTCGCCCGTGAGCTGGACCGCTACCTGCCCTTCCTCGCCACGACGAAGGTGCTGATGGCGTCCGTCCGCGCCGGCGTGGGCCGCGAGGAGGCGCACGAGGCGATCAAGGAGAACGCGGTCGCCGCGGCGCTGGCCATGCGGGAGCAGGGCGTCGAGCGCAACGAGCTGCTGGACAAGCTGGCCGCCGATGCGCGGATCCCGCTGGACAGGCCGCAGCTGGACGACCTGATGGCGGACAAGCTCTCCTTCACCGGCGCGGCGGCCGACCAGGTCGCGTCCGTCGTCGGCCGGATCGAGGAGGTCGCCAAGCAGCACCCGGAGGCGGCCGCCTACACGCCGGGCGCGATCCTCTGA
- the mug gene encoding G/U mismatch-specific DNA glycosylase produces the protein MRFTPEELEAARGRLVPDVVASGLHVLFCGINPGLMTAVTGHHFARPGNRFWPVLHAAGFTPRRFRPEEQEELPAHGLGITNVVARATARADELTAAEYREGGRLLAEKVARLRPRWLAVAGVTAYRVAFDDKHAVIGPQERTLGDTRIWALPNPSGLNAHWTLPTMAEEYGRLRAAAFAEGEPA, from the coding sequence GTGCGCTTCACCCCCGAAGAACTGGAAGCCGCCCGCGGCCGCCTCGTCCCTGACGTGGTCGCGAGCGGCCTTCACGTGCTGTTCTGCGGGATCAACCCCGGGCTGATGACGGCGGTGACCGGCCACCACTTCGCGCGGCCCGGCAACCGCTTCTGGCCGGTGCTGCACGCCGCCGGCTTCACGCCCCGCCGGTTCCGGCCGGAAGAGCAGGAGGAGCTGCCGGCGCACGGCCTCGGCATCACCAACGTGGTGGCCCGGGCGACGGCCAGGGCGGACGAGCTCACCGCCGCGGAGTACCGCGAGGGCGGGCGGCTGCTGGCCGAGAAGGTGGCCCGGCTGCGGCCGCGCTGGCTGGCCGTCGCCGGGGTCACGGCGTACCGCGTCGCCTTTGACGACAAACACGCCGTGATCGGGCCGCAGGAGCGGACGCTGGGCGACACCCGCATCTGGGCGCTGCCGAACCCCAGCGGTCTCAACGCCCACTGGACACTCCCGACGATGGCCGAGGAGTACGGGCGGCTGCGGGCGGCGGCGTTCGCGGAGGGCGAGCCCGCGTAG
- a CDS encoding alkaline phosphatase family protein, whose protein sequence is MPAPSPSPSPSSHRVRRSRRHQLTALAGAFGLAAAGLGIWAGNGFGAEPAAAAVPTPDHVVVVVFENHAYNQVIGSSSAPYINSLASGGANLTASYAETHPSQPNYYAMFSGDTQGVTDDSCVTPGFSSAPNLASEVTAAGKSWASYNESLPAEGSTTCKSGNYAQKHNPWFGFNNVPTNTAHTLDAFPTDFTKLPTVSYVVPNLCSDMHDCSVSTGDTWLKTHLKSYADWAKTHNSLLLLTFDEDNRLSGNRIPTVLYGQQVTPGSTSGTTYNHYDVLRTIEDMYGTSHAGKAADAKDISGIWAS, encoded by the coding sequence GTGCCTGCTCCGTCCCCCTCGCCGTCCCCGTCCTCGCACCGCGTCCGCCGCTCGCGGCGCCACCAACTCACCGCGCTCGCCGGGGCGTTCGGCCTCGCCGCCGCCGGGCTCGGCATCTGGGCCGGCAACGGCTTCGGCGCCGAGCCGGCCGCGGCCGCCGTGCCCACCCCGGACCACGTGGTCGTGGTGGTCTTCGAGAACCACGCCTACAACCAGGTGATCGGCAGCTCCAGCGCCCCGTACATCAACTCCCTGGCCTCCGGCGGCGCGAACCTCACCGCCTCGTACGCCGAGACCCACCCCAGCCAGCCCAACTACTACGCCATGTTCTCCGGCGACACCCAGGGCGTCACCGACGACAGCTGCGTCACCCCGGGCTTCAGCAGCGCCCCCAACCTCGCCTCCGAGGTCACCGCGGCCGGCAAGTCCTGGGCCAGCTACAACGAGTCGCTGCCGGCCGAGGGCTCGACCACCTGCAAGTCCGGCAACTACGCGCAGAAGCACAACCCCTGGTTCGGCTTCAACAACGTGCCCACCAACACGGCGCACACCCTCGACGCCTTCCCCACCGACTTCACCAAGCTGCCCACCGTCTCCTACGTCGTGCCGAACCTGTGCAGCGACATGCACGACTGCTCGGTCTCGACCGGTGACACCTGGCTGAAGACCCACCTCAAGAGCTACGCAGACTGGGCCAAGACCCACAACAGCCTGCTGCTGCTCACCTTCGACGAGGACAACCGGCTCAGCGGCAACCGCATCCCGACCGTGCTCTACGGCCAGCAGGTGACGCCCGGATCGACGTCCGGCACCACCTACAACCACTACGACGTGCTGCGCACCATCGAGGACATGTACGGCACCTCGCACGCCGGCAAGGCCGCCGACGCGAAGGACATCAGCGGCATCTGGGCGAGCTGA
- a CDS encoding MFS transporter, with protein MYLADRRATPAAAGPGARPDRPPRAAVPATVLVLGTVSLITDISSEMVTAVLPLYLVAELGLSPLGFGLLDGVYNGVSALVRLVGGRASDRGRGGGHKTVAALGYGLSALCKPLLLMVHTLPLIGAVLAADRTGKGLRTAPRDALISLSCEPATRGRAFGVHRAMDTAGALLGPLVAFLLLRAAADGYDAVFTVSGCVAALGVAVLLLFVPGRARTSVPPRPDTASRPTAGSLLRRPAVRRLTGCAVLLGLTTVSDSFLYLTLQRRLDLSEAWFPLLPLGTAAAFLLLAVPLGVLADRIGRRRLFLLGHLALLAAYGLLLAPLGGSPALTCLVLALHGGFYASTDGVLAAATADAVPEEVRGSGLAVVQTGQAAARFGCSLAFGAAWTAWGDRWALGLATGGLALAAALSARLLRRVPAPAATLSEPVT; from the coding sequence GTGTATCTCGCAGACCGCCGCGCCACCCCCGCGGCGGCCGGTCCGGGCGCGCGCCCGGACCGGCCGCCGCGGGCCGCCGTGCCCGCCACCGTGCTCGTACTGGGCACCGTCAGCCTGATCACCGACATCTCCTCGGAGATGGTCACCGCGGTCCTGCCGCTGTACCTCGTCGCCGAACTCGGGCTGTCGCCGCTCGGGTTCGGGCTGCTGGACGGGGTGTACAACGGGGTGAGCGCGCTGGTGCGGCTGGTCGGCGGCCGGGCGTCGGACCGCGGCCGGGGCGGCGGCCACAAGACCGTGGCGGCGCTCGGCTACGGGCTGTCCGCCCTGTGCAAACCCCTGCTGCTGATGGTGCACACCCTGCCGCTGATCGGTGCGGTGCTCGCCGCGGACCGTACCGGCAAGGGCCTGCGCACCGCACCGCGCGACGCGCTCATCTCGCTGTCCTGCGAACCCGCCACCCGCGGGCGGGCGTTCGGCGTGCACCGGGCGATGGACACCGCGGGCGCGCTGCTCGGCCCGCTGGTCGCCTTCCTCCTGCTGCGCGCCGCGGCCGACGGCTATGACGCGGTGTTCACGGTCAGCGGCTGTGTGGCCGCGCTCGGCGTGGCCGTCCTACTGCTCTTCGTCCCCGGCCGCGCGCGGACCTCCGTGCCGCCCCGGCCGGACACCGCCTCCCGCCCCACGGCGGGCAGCCTGCTGCGCCGGCCGGCGGTACGCCGCCTGACCGGCTGCGCCGTCCTGCTCGGCCTGACCACGGTCAGCGACTCCTTCCTGTACCTCACCCTGCAGCGCCGGCTCGACCTGTCCGAGGCGTGGTTCCCGCTGCTGCCGCTGGGCACCGCCGCGGCCTTCCTGCTGCTGGCCGTACCGCTGGGCGTGCTCGCCGACCGGATCGGCCGCCGTCGGCTGTTCCTGCTCGGCCATCTCGCGCTGCTGGCCGCCTACGGGCTGCTGCTCGCCCCGCTCGGCGGGTCCCCGGCCCTGACCTGCCTGGTGCTCGCCCTGCACGGCGGTTTCTACGCCTCCACCGACGGTGTGCTGGCCGCGGCCACCGCCGATGCCGTGCCCGAAGAAGTGCGCGGCAGCGGACTGGCGGTGGTGCAGACCGGCCAGGCCGCGGCGCGTTTCGGCTGCTCGCTCGCCTTCGGCGCGGCCTGGACCGCGTGGGGCGACCGCTGGGCCCTGGGGCTGGCCACCGGCGGCCTCGCCCTCGCCGCCGCCCTCAGCGCCCGGCTGCTGCGGCGCGTACCGGCACCCGCCGCCACCCTTTCGGAGCCCGTCACATGA
- a CDS encoding TolB family protein, whose protein sequence is MNRTSRLVVLLVTVVVLGAVAVGATLHAAGRAARKDRAQAGGPAVTSGAVRLDDPHRAFFRNMAWGPHRDEITAVPAGRLSGPRTASGVRCLRFHAAAGTGICLEAVHGELRDSYRAVVLDRRLHALRRYDLAGTPTRARVSPGGRTVAWTVFVSGDSYAGTAFSTRTSVLDTRSWHLDANLETYALTVGGHRVHTADINVWGVTFADDTHFYATAATGGRTYLVRGDRTARTLRALHSNVECPSLSPDGTRIAYKKRVRGADPDAPWRLYVLDLRSLRETATGEHRNVDDQAVWRDGHTLVYSLPGDFGSDLWTVPADGTGTPHLVVSAALAPAFAR, encoded by the coding sequence ATGAACCGCACCTCCCGCCTCGTGGTCCTGCTCGTCACCGTGGTCGTCCTCGGCGCGGTCGCGGTCGGCGCGACCCTGCACGCCGCGGGGCGCGCCGCCCGCAAGGACCGGGCGCAGGCCGGCGGACCGGCGGTGACCTCCGGCGCGGTACGGCTCGACGACCCGCACCGCGCCTTCTTCCGCAACATGGCCTGGGGACCGCACCGCGACGAGATCACCGCGGTCCCGGCCGGCCGGCTGTCCGGCCCGCGCACCGCGTCCGGCGTCCGCTGCCTGCGCTTCCACGCGGCCGCCGGCACCGGCATCTGCCTGGAGGCCGTGCACGGCGAACTCCGTGACAGCTACCGCGCCGTCGTCCTCGACCGCCGGCTGCACGCGCTGCGCCGCTACGACCTGGCGGGCACCCCCACCCGGGCGCGGGTCTCTCCCGGCGGCCGCACCGTCGCCTGGACCGTGTTCGTCAGCGGCGACTCCTACGCCGGAACCGCCTTCTCCACCCGTACCTCCGTCCTCGACACCCGCTCCTGGCACCTTGACGCCAACCTGGAGACCTATGCGCTGACCGTCGGCGGACACCGGGTCCACACGGCCGACATCAACGTCTGGGGCGTCACCTTCGCCGACGACACGCACTTCTACGCCACCGCCGCGACCGGCGGGCGGACGTACCTCGTCCGCGGCGACCGCACCGCCCGCACCCTCCGGGCACTGCACAGCAACGTCGAATGCCCCTCGCTCTCCCCCGACGGCACCCGTATCGCGTACAAGAAGCGGGTCCGGGGCGCCGATCCGGACGCGCCGTGGCGGCTGTACGTGCTGGACCTGCGCAGCCTGCGCGAGACCGCGACCGGTGAACACCGCAACGTCGACGACCAGGCCGTCTGGCGCGACGGGCACACCCTGGTCTATTCGCTGCCCGGCGACTTCGGCTCCGATCTGTGGACCGTGCCCGCCGACGGCACCGGCACGCCGCACCTCGTCGTCAGCGCGGCGCTCGCGCCCGCCTTCGCGCGCTGA
- a CDS encoding HEAT repeat domain-containing protein has translation MGEDPLITAVRSGDENAVRLLLEDGADPETVDERGTPLLCLAIAACDSAVAASLVQGGADVVRRLPDGSTPQLRAVDSGSVGLVRCLLGDVALLGEATRAELLARARQWHGTGPVAVLRERTGSSDPVERVRVRDREWSTEYHEIRLGGMTVRDGHTGILTFLETQFGLRPGVDELAARACALEHPDWEHAAWWEITSTLAARQDDETWEAAAALRAHPDPLRRRFGAETLVSLNLGDPVSDAPSPFERRTLEFFLDWAAEEKHPDVLAEVLAGLGHHEDPRIEPLGLTFLAHPSSTVRARVPATVECLASGAPGRWTYTPEGLDAMLVLARDTDASVRQLVAHQLAESRDPSPAVGDVLAALLDEEDQVTRIWAVFGLAERDDPRCVDGADRVGAVDGYEAWSWILGAPARYAQRRKERAAPARTE, from the coding sequence ATGGGCGAGGATCCACTCATCACGGCGGTGCGGAGCGGGGACGAGAACGCGGTCAGGCTGCTGCTGGAGGACGGGGCGGATCCCGAAACCGTCGACGAGCGGGGAACCCCCCTACTCTGTCTGGCGATTGCGGCATGCGACTCGGCGGTCGCCGCCTCTCTGGTACAGGGCGGCGCGGACGTGGTCCGCCGGCTGCCCGACGGGTCCACCCCGCAGCTCCGGGCCGTCGACAGCGGCTCCGTCGGTCTCGTCCGCTGTCTGCTCGGCGACGTCGCGCTGCTCGGCGAGGCCACCCGTGCGGAACTGCTGGCGCGTGCCCGGCAGTGGCACGGCACCGGCCCGGTCGCCGTGCTGCGGGAGCGGACCGGCTCCTCGGACCCGGTCGAACGGGTCCGGGTCCGGGACAGGGAATGGTCGACCGAGTACCACGAGATCCGGCTCGGCGGAATGACCGTCCGCGACGGCCACACGGGGATCCTCACCTTCCTGGAGACGCAGTTCGGACTGCGCCCGGGCGTCGACGAGTTGGCCGCCCGCGCCTGCGCGCTGGAGCACCCCGACTGGGAGCACGCCGCCTGGTGGGAGATCACCAGCACCCTTGCCGCGAGACAGGACGACGAGACGTGGGAGGCTGCGGCGGCCCTGCGCGCCCACCCCGATCCGCTGCGCCGCCGCTTCGGAGCGGAGACCCTGGTCTCCCTCAACCTCGGGGATCCGGTGTCCGACGCCCCGAGCCCCTTCGAACGGCGCACGCTCGAGTTCTTCCTCGACTGGGCGGCGGAGGAGAAACACCCGGACGTCCTGGCCGAGGTCCTGGCCGGCCTGGGCCACCACGAGGACCCGAGGATCGAGCCCCTGGGTCTCACCTTCCTCGCGCACCCTTCCTCGACGGTGCGGGCCCGGGTGCCCGCGACCGTGGAATGCCTCGCATCGGGCGCCCCGGGGCGGTGGACCTACACTCCCGAGGGGCTGGACGCCATGCTCGTACTGGCCCGGGACACCGACGCCTCCGTTCGCCAACTCGTCGCCCATCAGCTCGCGGAGAGCAGGGATCCGTCGCCCGCCGTCGGGGACGTGCTGGCCGCATTGCTCGACGAGGAGGACCAGGTGACCCGTATCTGGGCCGTCTTCGGGCTGGCCGAGCGGGACGATCCGCGCTGTGTGGACGGCGCCGACCGGGTGGGGGCCGTCGACGGGTACGAGGCATGGTCCTGGATACTCGGCGCGCCCGCGCGGTACGCGCAGCGCCGGAAGGAGCGGGCAGCGCCCGCCAGGACCGAGTAG
- a CDS encoding ROK family transcriptional regulator, whose protein sequence is MGRLTGGDPSLLRRINSAVVLHALRAADSPTLTHLVQVTGLSRPTVEGVVEGLIETGLVVEVPAEEGETRRQGRPARRFRFRAEAGHLLGIEIGPHRVSALLADLSGRVRDTAQRAVGESAPADERLERVRSVVAELLRRTGVARGSLRAVGVATPGIVEADGMVRLGTALPGWTGLPLGDRLRRSFRCPVLVENDANAAVVAEHWQGAASGSDDVVFVLAGLSPGAGSLIGGRLHRGFGGAAGEIGALHLLGREATPEKLLSTTGTPLHPLDEAQVAAVFAAARDGDARARDAVDRFIRRLVHDVAALVLALDPELVVVGGWAAGLDGVLAPLREELARYCLRPPQVALSRLGEAAVATGALRLALDHVEGELFAVDGTVTARR, encoded by the coding sequence TTGGGGCGGCTCACCGGCGGGGACCCCTCCCTGCTGCGACGGATCAACTCCGCGGTGGTGCTGCACGCACTGCGCGCCGCGGACTCCCCCACGCTCACCCACCTCGTCCAGGTGACGGGCCTGTCCCGGCCGACGGTCGAGGGCGTGGTCGAGGGGCTCATCGAGACCGGCCTGGTGGTCGAGGTGCCCGCCGAGGAGGGCGAGACGCGGCGTCAGGGGCGCCCGGCCCGCCGCTTCCGGTTCCGCGCCGAGGCCGGGCACCTGCTGGGCATCGAGATCGGTCCGCACCGGGTCTCGGCGCTGCTGGCCGATCTGAGCGGCCGGGTGCGGGACACCGCGCAGCGTGCGGTCGGGGAGTCCGCGCCGGCGGACGAGCGGCTGGAGCGGGTCCGGTCCGTGGTGGCCGAGTTGCTGCGCCGTACGGGCGTCGCGCGCGGTTCGCTGCGGGCCGTCGGGGTGGCCACACCCGGCATCGTGGAGGCGGACGGCATGGTACGGCTGGGCACCGCGTTGCCGGGCTGGACGGGGCTGCCGCTCGGTGACCGGCTGCGGCGCTCGTTCCGCTGCCCGGTACTGGTCGAGAACGACGCCAACGCGGCGGTGGTGGCCGAACACTGGCAGGGCGCGGCGTCCGGATCGGACGACGTCGTGTTCGTCCTCGCGGGGCTGAGCCCCGGTGCCGGCTCGCTGATCGGCGGACGGCTGCACCGCGGCTTCGGCGGGGCCGCCGGGGAGATCGGCGCGCTGCACCTGCTCGGCCGGGAGGCGACGCCGGAGAAGCTGCTGTCGACGACCGGCACACCGCTGCATCCGCTGGACGAGGCGCAGGTCGCCGCGGTCTTCGCGGCGGCGCGGGACGGCGACGCGCGGGCCCGGGACGCGGTGGACCGCTTCATCCGGCGTCTGGTGCACGATGTCGCGGCGCTGGTGCTGGCGCTCGACCCCGAGCTGGTGGTGGTCGGCGGCTGGGCGGCCGGGCTGGACGGCGTGCTCGCGCCGCTGCGCGAGGAACTGGCCCGCTACTGTCTGCGTCCCCCGCAGGTCGCGCTGTCGCGGCTGGGCGAGGCGGCGGTCGCCACCGGCGCGCTGCGGCTCGCCCTGGACCACGTGGAGGGCGAACTCTTCGCGGTGGACGGCACGGTGACCGCCCGCCGGTGA
- a CDS encoding GntR family transcriptional regulator codes for MGTTQLETAPEPKYWHLKTVLSEALDSEFAVGEILPNERELAARFGVARATLRQALEQLELEGRLQRRRGVGTTVAPPRVGVAVDPARHTWPGTPGDDWQPVDAATSDTVPAPVARLLETAPGEQVHIVRRSRVTHGQPVAAELLYVPAATVPDCTAAASLSAPGRARAVLRALQERELDGQDRTVELGSARAEDAKQLDRLPGAPVLVVTTRYVSAGRPAAVAVSTYRADTCRLTFGETDAVPLLAG; via the coding sequence GTGGGGACCACGCAGCTCGAAACGGCGCCGGAACCGAAGTACTGGCACCTCAAGACCGTGCTCAGCGAAGCGCTGGACTCGGAGTTCGCGGTCGGCGAGATTCTGCCCAACGAACGTGAGCTGGCGGCACGCTTCGGCGTCGCCCGCGCCACGCTCCGGCAGGCGCTCGAACAGCTGGAACTGGAGGGCAGGCTGCAGCGGCGCCGCGGCGTGGGCACCACGGTCGCCCCGCCGCGCGTCGGCGTCGCCGTCGACCCCGCCCGGCACACCTGGCCCGGCACCCCCGGCGACGACTGGCAGCCGGTCGACGCCGCCACCAGCGACACCGTGCCCGCGCCGGTGGCCCGTCTGCTGGAGACCGCCCCCGGCGAGCAGGTGCACATCGTGCGCCGCAGCCGGGTCACGCACGGCCAGCCCGTCGCCGCGGAACTCCTCTACGTCCCGGCGGCCACCGTCCCCGACTGCACTGCGGCGGCCTCGCTCAGCGCACCGGGCCGGGCCCGTGCGGTGCTGCGCGCGCTGCAGGAACGGGAGCTGGACGGCCAGGACCGCACGGTCGAGCTCGGTTCGGCCCGCGCGGAGGACGCCAAGCAGCTCGACCGGCTGCCCGGCGCGCCCGTGCTCGTCGTGACGACCCGCTACGTCTCCGCGGGCCGCCCGGCCGCCGTCGCGGTGTCCACCTACCGCGCGGACACCTGCCGGCTGACCTTCGGCGAGACCGACGCGGTGCCGCTGCTGGCCGGCTGA